Proteins encoded together in one Pseudomonas sp. TCU-HL1 window:
- a CDS encoding helix-turn-helix transcriptional regulator, producing MTDLSIHRAKGAVEVRLVRIQELLDLTGLSRSSAHRLMKSDATFPKPVKLSDSKARNAPVAFVLSEVQAWIQGRIEAREEGR from the coding sequence ATGACTGACCTCAGCATCCACCGGGCAAAAGGCGCTGTGGAGGTGCGTCTGGTGCGCATCCAGGAGTTGCTGGATTTGACCGGCCTGTCGCGTAGCTCGGCGCATCGCTTGATGAAGAGCGATGCCACCTTCCCCAAGCCCGTAAAGCTCAGCGATAGCAAGGCACGCAACGCGCCGGTGGCCTTCGTGCTGAGCGAGGTGCAGGCGTGGATTCAGGGGCGCATCGAGGCGCGGGAGGAAGGCCGATGA
- a CDS encoding ogr/Delta-like zinc finger family protein: protein MNETPRPPETTRSNIRRCCPDCGAPLLKRSSDCKHVLLSTTYLVCRNVVCGATFAGVDEITHRLSPPSFPNPEIKLPYAPSVIRRGVLKALGLPAQQERGHD from the coding sequence ATGAACGAAACACCCCGTCCACCCGAGACGACCAGGAGCAACATCCGGCGTTGCTGCCCGGACTGCGGGGCGCCTTTGCTCAAGCGCAGCTCTGATTGCAAGCACGTGCTGCTGTCGACCACCTACCTGGTGTGCCGCAACGTGGTGTGCGGTGCGACCTTTGCGGGGGTGGACGAGATTACGCATCGGCTCAGTCCGCCGAGCTTTCCCAATCCCGAGATCAAGCTTCCCTATGCGCCCAGCGTCATTCGCCGGGGCGTGCTGAAGGCGCTTGGCCTGCCAGCTCAGCAGGAGCGCGGCCATGACTGA